One window of Desulfarculus baarsii DSM 2075 genomic DNA carries:
- a CDS encoding 4Fe-4S dicluster domain-containing protein, giving the protein MDSNLENVAAGAQGTQSKDKAPATRAYEPDFCNEVYEKVDCGSEIKQCMQCGVCGATCPLRDQMVYGPRQLWMLIRAGRREQVLNCPDIMLCTSCYTCKVRCPRGVRVIDVMHGLANYAIKQGIMPREETVKFGRVFWKSIYKKGRVDETAVGQGYALADGLVKGIKNGLEMAPMGLAMVTHKRMGLLPVRAIKGIKDLQKMLDKAAQMTGEEA; this is encoded by the coding sequence ATGGATTCAAACCTTGAGAACGTCGCTGCCGGTGCGCAGGGGACCCAGAGCAAGGATAAAGCGCCTGCCACTCGGGCCTATGAACCCGACTTCTGCAACGAGGTCTACGAGAAAGTAGATTGCGGTTCTGAAATCAAGCAGTGCATGCAGTGCGGAGTCTGCGGAGCCACTTGCCCGTTGCGGGATCAGATGGTTTATGGGCCGAGACAACTGTGGATGCTGATCCGGGCGGGTCGCCGGGAACAAGTGCTCAATTGCCCGGACATCATGCTATGCACCTCGTGCTACACCTGCAAGGTGCGTTGCCCGCGCGGCGTCAGGGTTATCGACGTCATGCACGGGCTGGCCAACTACGCCATCAAACAGGGCATCATGCCGCGCGAGGAGACCGTCAAGTTCGGCCGGGTGTTCTGGAAATCGATTTATAAAAAAGGCCGTGTCGACGAAACGGCGGTGGGGCAGGGTTACGCCTTGGCCGACGGCCTGGTCAAGGGCATCAAAAACGGCCTGGAAATGGCCCCCATGGGCCTGGCCATGGTTACCCACAAGCGCATGGGGCTGCTGCCGGTGCGGGCCATCAAGGGCATCAAGGACTTGCAGAAAATGCTGGACAAGGCCGCCCAAATGACCGGCGAGGAGGCGTAG
- a CDS encoding ogr/Delta-like zinc finger family protein, with product MSEAKDKSICPHCGEQMKKWASPVTATWGGEFLWICFNDNCGYYQRGWDHTFKKIGVKASYRHRYDPETGQEGPFPVNSPDAGKDGIIDG from the coding sequence ATGAGCGAGGCAAAAGACAAAAGCATCTGCCCCCACTGCGGCGAGCAGATGAAGAAATGGGCCTCGCCGGTCACGGCGACGTGGGGCGGCGAGTTTCTGTGGATCTGCTTCAACGACAACTGCGGCTACTATCAGCGCGGCTGGGATCACACTTTCAAGAAAATCGGCGTCAAGGCCAGCTACCGGCACCGCTACGACCCCGAGACCGGCCAGGAAGGCCCCTTCCCGGTCAACTCTCCCGATGCGGGAAAAGACGGCATCATCGACGGTTGA
- a CDS encoding CoB--CoM heterodisulfide reductase iron-sulfur subunit B family protein, producing MDYFLYSGCSLDASASHYMISLEAVCKALGAHLKDIEDWNCCGASIAYIGGNEMQQIVLNARNLALAEKQGGMDIIAPCSSCYIMMNKYNRELQENPALLAKVNGILAEGGLSYSGGLKVRHILDVLYNDIGVDKIKGQLRKPLTGVKVASYYGCQTTRPFGEYDSMESPTTQDELLAALGAEVVPFDKKVKCCGSGLFLTEIELCARLADDIIGNAKDHGAEVISTACPMCQMNLEVYQPRISKILGKEIKMPVVFITQLMAVALGLDPKKDAALDRNIVAPESVLRAAAA from the coding sequence ATGGACTATTTTCTTTATTCAGGCTGCTCCCTTGACGCCAGCGCCTCCCACTACATGATCAGCCTGGAGGCCGTGTGCAAGGCCCTGGGTGCCCATCTGAAGGATATCGAGGACTGGAACTGCTGCGGCGCCTCCATCGCCTATATCGGTGGCAACGAGATGCAGCAGATCGTGCTCAACGCGCGCAACCTGGCCCTGGCCGAAAAGCAGGGCGGCATGGATATCATCGCGCCGTGCTCGTCGTGCTACATCATGATGAACAAGTACAACCGCGAGCTCCAGGAAAACCCCGCGTTGCTGGCCAAGGTCAACGGCATCCTGGCCGAGGGCGGCCTGAGTTATTCGGGCGGCCTGAAGGTGCGGCATATCCTGGACGTGCTCTACAATGACATCGGCGTGGACAAGATCAAGGGCCAGTTGCGCAAGCCGCTGACCGGCGTCAAGGTGGCCTCGTACTATGGCTGCCAGACCACGCGGCCTTTCGGCGAGTACGACTCGATGGAGTCGCCCACGACCCAGGACGAGCTGCTGGCCGCTCTGGGCGCTGAGGTCGTGCCGTTCGACAAAAAGGTCAAGTGCTGTGGCTCGGGCCTGTTCCTCACCGAGATAGAACTGTGCGCGCGCCTGGCCGATGACATCATCGGCAACGCCAAGGACCATGGCGCGGAGGTGATCAGCACCGCCTGCCCGATGTGCCAGATGAACCTGGAGGTTTATCAGCCGCGCATCAGCAAGATCCTGGGCAAAGAGATCAAGATGCCCGTGGTGTTCATCACCCAGCTCATGGCCGTGGCCCTGGGGTTGGACCCCAAAAAAGATGCGGCCCTGGATCGCAATATAGTGGCGCCCGAAAGCGTGTTGCGCGCCGCCGCGGCCTGA
- a CDS encoding glycosyltransferase family 4 protein, whose protein sequence is MVFSHIRDGLHALLVRGYGLIAPKQSVDKRFDFVSCAPFGPSHKDVKPSCNTVNWFVPPIGYGSGGHLNIVRFIKLLEDDGFECRIVVTNEFRPYDNKKIASQISEWFAPVKAKVYLHPQDTIPAAHISVATGWQTAYPVKYFSGSAHKYYFVQDYEPYFYPLGTEYFLAEDTYRFGFTGIALGSWLADMLSAQYGMRMYGIGFSYDDDLYTPRLDKDCSGPKRLLFYARPETPRRAFELGVLAINDVKKHMPSVDVLLVGGNLSRYNLPFSFKDCGRLPISELPHLYSQCDAALVLSMTNLSLLPLEIMACGCPVISNCGPNVEWMLNSTNCKLSRPTVSGLAEAIISVLSDERERKQLIKNGLDYARSTSWKEEAKKVAQIFRQTYNE, encoded by the coding sequence ATGGTTTTTTCTCATATCAGGGACGGGCTGCATGCCCTCCTGGTCAGGGGCTATGGCCTGATTGCACCCAAGCAATCCGTCGACAAAAGATTTGATTTCGTTTCATGCGCTCCCTTTGGTCCTTCACACAAAGATGTGAAGCCATCATGCAACACCGTCAACTGGTTCGTCCCACCAATTGGTTATGGGAGTGGTGGCCATTTGAACATCGTAAGATTTATTAAACTGCTAGAGGATGATGGATTTGAATGCAGGATTGTTGTTACAAATGAATTTCGCCCGTATGATAATAAAAAAATAGCATCGCAAATTTCGGAATGGTTTGCGCCAGTCAAAGCAAAAGTATATTTGCATCCACAAGATACAATTCCTGCGGCGCATATATCAGTCGCTACTGGTTGGCAGACTGCTTATCCAGTAAAATATTTTTCGGGTAGCGCGCATAAGTATTATTTTGTTCAAGATTATGAACCATATTTTTATCCTTTGGGCACCGAGTACTTTTTGGCTGAGGATACATATCGTTTTGGATTCACGGGGATTGCTTTAGGCTCGTGGTTAGCGGACATGCTTAGTGCTCAATACGGAATGCGAATGTATGGAATAGGTTTTTCATATGATGATGATCTGTATACGCCGCGATTAGATAAAGATTGTTCCGGGCCTAAACGCTTGTTGTTCTATGCGCGACCGGAAACACCTCGCCGTGCATTTGAACTTGGTGTTTTAGCTATAAACGATGTGAAAAAACATATGCCGTCAGTTGATGTTCTCCTGGTCGGTGGAAACTTGAGCCGATATAATCTTCCTTTTTCATTTAAAGATTGTGGCAGATTGCCTATTTCCGAGCTTCCGCATTTGTACTCACAGTGCGATGCCGCCTTGGTGCTATCAATGACCAATTTATCGCTTTTGCCTCTTGAAATTATGGCGTGCGGTTGTCCTGTGATCAGCAACTGCGGACCCAATGTTGAATGGATGCTGAACAGCACCAATTGTAAGCTCAGCCGGCCTACTGTCTCAGGATTGGCAGAAGCAATCATTTCGGTTCTCTCAGACGAGCGCGAACGAAAGCAGTTGATAAAAAATGGTCTTGACTATGCCAGATCAACAAGCTGGAAAGAGGAGGCAAAAAAAGTCGCGCAAATATTCCGGCAAACTTATAATGAATAG
- a CDS encoding glycosyltransferase family 2 protein — MVGTFRKALITVIIVNYNAKTHLARCLDALREQTVQDFHIVLVDNASTDGSLNEIYTNENLTVVRLAENVGFAAANNIGALRSQSEFIALLNPDAFPAPTWLEKLMEHAKAYPEYAAFGSTQLLDANSDLLDGAGDVLYFFGLPRRSKHLERAIPLPPTREVFSPCAAAALYRRHLFVGVGGLDEAFFCYCEDVDLGFRLRLRGYKCLQVADAIVRHVGGGSSGQISGFAERHGHRNALWMHIKNMPMPLLALTLPCHFIAEFAKAIFDIASPSRGRLAQRAHNVKCRIQGICEALAQIGPMMLQRRIIQEKRVISSCSVARTLCWRPWAS; from the coding sequence ATGGTAGGCACATTTCGCAAGGCTTTGATCACGGTTATAATTGTCAATTATAATGCGAAGACGCATTTGGCAAGATGCCTGGATGCCTTGCGCGAACAAACCGTGCAAGACTTTCATATTGTCCTCGTTGACAACGCCTCCACCGACGGATCGCTGAACGAAATTTACACCAACGAAAACCTAACCGTGGTTCGCCTTGCAGAGAATGTAGGTTTTGCCGCGGCCAACAACATTGGGGCGCTAAGATCGCAAAGCGAATTCATTGCATTGCTCAACCCAGATGCTTTTCCCGCGCCGACTTGGCTCGAAAAACTCATGGAGCACGCAAAAGCCTACCCAGAATACGCGGCGTTCGGCTCAACTCAGTTGCTTGACGCCAATTCTGACCTGTTGGATGGCGCTGGCGATGTTTTGTATTTTTTTGGTTTGCCGCGGCGTTCGAAACACCTCGAACGCGCAATACCTCTGCCGCCGACTCGGGAAGTTTTCAGTCCATGCGCCGCTGCCGCTTTGTATCGTCGGCATCTTTTCGTGGGTGTTGGCGGCTTGGACGAGGCGTTTTTTTGCTATTGCGAAGACGTTGATTTGGGCTTCAGGTTAAGGTTGCGCGGGTATAAATGTTTGCAGGTCGCCGACGCGATAGTGCGGCATGTCGGCGGGGGCTCAAGCGGACAAATTTCAGGGTTTGCCGAGCGACATGGCCATAGAAACGCTTTATGGATGCACATAAAAAACATGCCAATGCCGTTGTTGGCGCTGACCCTACCATGTCACTTCATTGCCGAGTTTGCCAAAGCAATTTTCGACATTGCAAGCCCAAGCCGTGGCCGTCTTGCGCAACGCGCGCATAACGTTAAATGCCGAATCCAAGGGATTTGCGAGGCGTTGGCGCAAATAGGTCCGATGATGCTTCAACGGAGGATCATCCAAGAAAAGCGTGTGATCTCCAGCTGTTCCGTGGCCAGGACGCTCTGCTGGCGTCCGTGGGCTAGTTGA
- a CDS encoding glycosyltransferase family A protein, producing MNAQAQFEISAIMTVHGEGVLAGLSLRSMLEAVDNVRHDAEAVELMVVLDCPDNATRSFVESLSVDGMVVLNTDFADQGKVRNHAIKNARGRYVAFLDGDDLWSFNWLSAAWDMIRACDDGAIVHPEFNWLFDMSGGVLEKIEMSNRFFDKEYLRVMNYWDALCFASKATYETFPYPERNISSGFAYEDWYWNCVTVASGYEHVVAPDTVHFKRRRSGSQTVEASSRRALPRMNGFFDYKFFSQGEF from the coding sequence GTGAACGCACAGGCGCAGTTTGAAATCAGCGCGATAATGACAGTTCATGGTGAAGGCGTGCTTGCAGGTTTGTCGCTGCGCAGCATGCTAGAAGCCGTCGATAATGTGCGGCATGACGCGGAAGCTGTGGAGCTGATGGTCGTGCTTGATTGTCCAGACAACGCCACGAGATCGTTTGTGGAATCGTTGTCAGTTGACGGAATGGTTGTTTTAAACACTGATTTTGCCGACCAGGGTAAGGTTCGAAATCATGCGATAAAAAATGCGCGAGGACGGTACGTTGCGTTTCTTGACGGCGATGATTTGTGGAGCTTCAATTGGCTCAGCGCCGCATGGGATATGATACGCGCATGTGATGATGGAGCTATCGTTCATCCAGAGTTTAATTGGTTGTTTGATATGTCTGGTGGAGTGTTGGAAAAGATTGAGATGTCTAATAGATTTTTTGACAAAGAATATTTGCGCGTCATGAATTATTGGGACGCATTGTGTTTTGCTTCAAAGGCTACGTATGAAACATTTCCTTATCCAGAGCGAAACATTTCCTCGGGTTTTGCCTACGAAGACTGGTATTGGAATTGCGTCACCGTGGCCAGCGGCTACGAGCATGTTGTTGCGCCAGACACCGTGCACTTCAAGAGGCGCAGATCAGGCTCGCAAACAGTCGAAGCCAGTTCACGTAGGGCTCTGCCCAGGATGAACGGTTTTTTTGATTACAAATTTTTCTCTCAAGGTGAATTTTAA
- a CDS encoding glycosyltransferase family 2 protein yields MLNPDFCKASVVITTKNPGRIFDNVIAMVLSQKTPWDYEVIVIDSGSKDGTVEKLRLLDDKITLICIRPEEFGHGRTRNLGVTHAQGDYVAFLTHDAVPATSEWLSELVTALELDVTACAAFGRHIAHNDADPFTKRDLQAHFDFLGSTTTVQSKFSDHILYDTQIRHRQFLHFYSDNNSCLRKSVWKVYPYPDAEFAEDQIWAATVIDAGFSRVYAHSAVVKHSHDYSSIGTFRRAFDESAAFQRIFGYSLCASLVRGMLSAASCCMHDMQYALINKLPLRRVISRIIRNILRSFGHYLGAKIDQIPTSVAMQLSLDKKLYRS; encoded by the coding sequence GTGCTAAATCCTGACTTTTGTAAAGCCAGTGTGGTCATTACCACCAAAAATCCTGGGCGTATATTTGACAATGTAATTGCGATGGTGCTTTCCCAAAAGACGCCATGGGACTACGAAGTCATAGTGATTGATAGCGGCTCAAAAGATGGCACTGTTGAAAAATTACGACTGCTTGATGATAAAATTACGCTGATATGTATTCGCCCAGAAGAGTTTGGTCATGGTCGCACAAGGAACTTAGGCGTTACGCATGCGCAAGGAGATTATGTTGCATTTCTCACGCATGATGCGGTGCCCGCAACATCCGAATGGTTAAGTGAACTTGTCACAGCATTAGAGCTTGATGTTACTGCTTGCGCCGCTTTTGGCCGACACATCGCACACAATGATGCAGATCCATTTACGAAGCGAGATCTGCAGGCTCACTTTGACTTTTTGGGCTCCACCACAACGGTGCAATCAAAATTCAGCGACCACATTCTTTACGATACTCAGATAAGGCATCGGCAGTTCTTACATTTTTATTCAGATAATAATTCTTGTTTGAGGAAATCGGTATGGAAGGTCTATCCATATCCTGATGCGGAATTTGCCGAAGACCAGATCTGGGCTGCCACCGTGATCGATGCTGGTTTTAGCCGAGTGTACGCTCATTCAGCAGTGGTAAAACATTCTCACGATTATTCTTCCATCGGCACTTTCCGTAGGGCGTTTGATGAATCTGCTGCTTTTCAAAGGATATTTGGCTATTCATTGTGTGCAAGCCTTGTTAGAGGGATGTTGTCGGCGGCCAGCTGCTGCATGCATGACATGCAATATGCGTTGATCAATAAACTGCCATTACGACGTGTCATCTCGAGAATTATACGAAACATATTGCGCAGTTTCGGTCATTATTTGGGTGCCAAAATTGACCAAATCCCAACGAGCGTAGCCATGCAACTATCGTTAGATAAAAAGCTATATCGTTCTTGA
- a CDS encoding NAD-dependent epimerase/dehydratase family protein, which translates to MANEFSSDLNNFRHVVVGAGGFLGTNISAGFKKSNLDLLCIDACERPKYSNHAGEKNWLSGTLSDKEFFVEHLKPNDIVYHLVSTTNPSNSDLAPDKDVEDNLIGSLKLFQACSERRIKKLIFISSGGTIYGPDAPVPTPEFADTSPICSYGATKLAIEKYLEIFRKQHGLDYIIFRVSNAYGPFQIARGQGIIAMALHRFFHDEPLEIWGDGSAVRDYIFVDDIVSAVLMGAASSTQSPRLYNLGSGVGHSVNEVVEALNFALGGRLETVRREGRSVDVPRSILDIERIKLHLNWRPKIDLKAGISATVNWYREFIRCSGQDHNHEYSRADEKIN; encoded by the coding sequence ATGGCAAATGAGTTTTCATCTGATTTGAATAATTTCAGACATGTGGTGGTTGGTGCTGGTGGCTTTTTGGGCACAAACATTTCCGCTGGTTTCAAAAAATCGAATCTAGACTTGCTATGCATCGATGCTTGCGAACGGCCAAAGTATTCTAACCATGCCGGCGAAAAAAATTGGCTATCCGGCACGTTGTCAGACAAGGAATTCTTTGTTGAACATCTGAAACCCAACGACATTGTATACCATTTGGTCAGCACGACAAACCCAAGCAACTCGGACCTTGCGCCAGATAAAGATGTTGAAGATAACTTGATAGGATCCCTGAAATTGTTCCAGGCGTGCAGTGAAAGACGTATTAAAAAGCTTATTTTTATTTCTTCTGGCGGCACCATATATGGGCCTGACGCTCCCGTCCCAACTCCTGAATTTGCAGACACATCACCGATTTGCTCTTATGGGGCAACCAAACTCGCTATTGAAAAATATCTGGAAATTTTTCGTAAGCAGCATGGACTTGACTATATCATATTTCGTGTCTCCAACGCTTATGGCCCATTTCAGATCGCGCGAGGTCAAGGCATAATTGCAATGGCTCTGCACAGGTTTTTCCATGATGAACCGCTGGAAATTTGGGGAGACGGCAGTGCAGTACGTGATTACATCTTTGTCGATGACATCGTGTCAGCCGTTTTGATGGGCGCCGCGTCGTCGACGCAATCTCCTCGGCTCTATAACCTTGGCAGCGGAGTTGGCCACTCGGTCAACGAGGTCGTTGAGGCGCTCAATTTTGCCCTTGGCGGCAGACTTGAAACGGTCAGGCGTGAAGGCAGAAGTGTGGACGTTCCTCGTAGCATTTTGGACATTGAGCGGATCAAGCTACACTTGAATTGGCGGCCAAAAATTGACCTTAAGGCAGGAATCAGCGCTACGGTGAATTGGTATAGAGAGTTCATTCGATGCTCGGGGCAAGACCATAACCACGAATATTCTCGTGCCGACGAAAAAATAAATTAA
- a CDS encoding glycosyltransferase encodes MSMLASDHTRLFQRLARLWQQLYPYKHRMIQAMFIPQYYKLQAGLDQAVTDEQAWRHWLLAGHKREIALNPLFDAEYYRQVWADKEPRIASEPSAFMHWLKHGLQERIIPTVLFDEKFYLHAYPDVVACGMWSFEHFIRFGVNERRWPNGLFSSGRYMEKNNDNLNGLAPYYHFLMYGDDCGFNGDTHNFDPREFGMPSWRDLYRLAVDKNREFFDDRIQCGVLAEVLERAARIEPLINKPAVAARVLHIPPFMGQQTGTYAAAKKARLALRRPHYTNVVCIPHCRVGGAARVAGLFCQALAKIFPDEPTLLILTDLSVFARPDWFPDNIEIFDLSAIVDGLSAAHKQTVLMDVLRGTTPERIVNINSRLCWDTYMVFGQQLSQWSRLFAYFFCYDINPQGHKVGYPIEFFAPSYKFMSGYFFDNQALVDELEYRYLLKNSSEHKSKAVWTPIESDSTLCLHAQKLQKKSEVSSRWRAFWAGRLDRQKRYDIVVEIANMMPELDIWTWGHAVLDGGFDTKNLPPNMKFFGTFESFDDLPLHDCDFWLYTSEWDGLPTMLLETGVRGIATVASRVGGTADVINEETGWPVDDFLDPRSYVMAIRQMMGDPGACLAKAGALRDLIAARHSMNHYATEIEAALK; translated from the coding sequence ATGAGCATGCTTGCGTCTGATCATACGCGGTTGTTTCAGCGCCTGGCGAGGCTGTGGCAGCAACTATATCCTTATAAACATCGCATGATCCAGGCGATGTTCATTCCGCAATACTATAAACTTCAAGCCGGGTTGGACCAGGCGGTGACCGATGAGCAGGCCTGGCGACACTGGCTTCTTGCTGGGCATAAGCGCGAAATTGCGCTGAATCCGTTGTTTGATGCGGAGTATTACCGCCAAGTGTGGGCCGATAAAGAGCCACGCATAGCGAGTGAACCATCGGCGTTTATGCATTGGCTCAAGCACGGCCTCCAAGAGAGAATCATCCCGACGGTATTGTTTGACGAAAAGTTTTATTTGCATGCGTATCCCGATGTTGTGGCCTGCGGAATGTGGTCGTTTGAGCACTTCATACGTTTTGGCGTAAATGAGCGGCGGTGGCCAAATGGCCTGTTCAGCTCGGGCCGATACATGGAGAAAAACAACGACAATCTGAATGGCCTTGCCCCGTACTATCATTTTTTGATGTACGGCGACGATTGCGGTTTCAATGGCGATACGCACAATTTTGACCCGCGCGAATTTGGCATGCCATCGTGGCGTGATTTATATCGTTTAGCGGTGGATAAAAACAGAGAATTTTTCGACGATCGCATACAGTGTGGGGTCTTGGCGGAAGTGCTTGAACGGGCCGCGCGCATTGAGCCACTGATCAACAAGCCGGCCGTGGCCGCGCGCGTGCTTCATATTCCGCCGTTCATGGGCCAACAAACCGGCACTTACGCCGCAGCGAAAAAGGCGAGGCTGGCGTTGCGCCGGCCGCATTATACAAATGTGGTTTGCATACCTCATTGCCGCGTGGGTGGCGCGGCGCGCGTCGCGGGCCTGTTCTGCCAGGCGCTGGCCAAAATTTTTCCTGATGAACCAACCTTGCTGATATTAACCGACTTGTCGGTCTTCGCTCGACCGGATTGGTTCCCCGACAATATTGAGATTTTCGATCTTAGCGCGATTGTCGATGGATTGTCCGCCGCGCACAAACAAACGGTGCTCATGGATGTTCTGCGAGGCACAACTCCAGAAAGAATTGTCAACATAAATAGCCGTTTGTGCTGGGACACCTACATGGTGTTTGGCCAGCAACTATCGCAGTGGTCTCGACTTTTTGCCTATTTCTTTTGCTATGATATTAATCCGCAGGGCCATAAGGTTGGTTACCCCATTGAGTTTTTTGCTCCAAGCTATAAATTTATGAGTGGGTATTTTTTTGATAATCAAGCATTGGTCGATGAGTTGGAGTATCGCTATCTTTTGAAAAACAGTAGCGAGCATAAGTCCAAAGCTGTCTGGACGCCAATCGAGAGCGACTCCACGCTTTGCCTACATGCGCAGAAGTTGCAAAAAAAATCTGAAGTTTCGTCGAGATGGCGCGCTTTTTGGGCGGGCAGACTTGATCGGCAAAAACGCTACGATATCGTTGTCGAAATAGCCAACATGATGCCAGAGCTTGATATATGGACTTGGGGTCATGCGGTTTTGGACGGAGGATTTGACACCAAAAATCTGCCGCCGAATATGAAGTTTTTTGGCACGTTTGAATCATTTGATGATTTGCCGCTGCACGACTGTGACTTTTGGCTATACACCTCTGAGTGGGATGGTTTGCCGACGATGCTTCTGGAAACAGGAGTGCGTGGGATTGCCACCGTTGCGTCCAGAGTTGGCGGTACGGCCGATGTCATCAACGAAGAAACAGGTTGGCCAGTTGATGATTTTCTCGATCCACGCTCCTATGTCATGGCGATAAGGCAGATGATGGGAGATCCTGGCGCATGCCTGGCCAAAGCCGGTGCTTTGCGCGATTTGATTGCTGCGCGGCACAGTATGAATCACTATGCAACTGAGATCGAGGCCGCACTAAAGTGA
- a CDS encoding tetratricopeptide repeat protein, translating into MLHKDKKFLRAVVGVDSSHCDKALPDDTVQALLRNIIENQTDSTQRVKLSSYYRSVDKTDIADRISSIGDDLAATEMEPVAIQIFRVLLDGKLYQDCDLLVDALIDSRQEVDVYKKIGDIYRIGGRNDKAIDVLLRACDVCNSADSLYYELGELYAKDGNHRAAADFYYKASVLNRSILFYYSKMSEALLRQGEMSKAIEYTQNIISLGTDNQYIVFGLGKLLLDAENYKEAEALFQRAISMDNTVAMFYTHLAECYSRQGRVHEAIDCLKGIISKFSDKPSVHYLLAKLLIRTKKFTDAEDVISNAISIDPTSSLYYRLAAECMRLQGKFDDACRLLRLAIKHDELNPAHYFELSRCLKLTGDFLGAELLHDRALVLCQS; encoded by the coding sequence ATGCTTCACAAAGATAAAAAATTTCTTCGCGCTGTTGTGGGAGTAGATTCATCCCATTGTGATAAAGCCCTGCCGGATGATACAGTGCAGGCGCTTTTGAGAAATATTATTGAAAACCAAACCGATTCAACGCAGCGCGTAAAACTGTCCTCTTATTATCGTTCGGTGGACAAGACTGATATTGCGGATAGAATCAGCTCTATTGGAGATGATTTGGCGGCTACAGAGATGGAACCGGTTGCGATTCAGATCTTTAGGGTTTTGTTGGACGGGAAGCTATATCAAGATTGTGACTTGCTGGTGGATGCGCTTATAGATAGTCGGCAAGAAGTTGATGTTTACAAAAAAATTGGAGACATTTATCGCATTGGTGGGCGGAACGACAAGGCTATTGATGTTTTGTTGCGCGCGTGTGACGTCTGCAATAGTGCCGATAGCCTATATTATGAACTCGGCGAATTGTATGCCAAGGACGGCAACCATCGTGCTGCAGCAGATTTTTATTACAAAGCATCCGTGCTAAACCGGTCCATACTATTTTATTATTCAAAAATGAGCGAGGCTTTGTTGCGGCAAGGAGAAATGTCTAAAGCGATTGAATATACGCAGAACATTATATCGCTGGGTACGGATAACCAGTACATAGTGTTCGGGCTTGGTAAATTATTGCTTGATGCCGAGAACTACAAAGAAGCTGAGGCGCTATTCCAGCGCGCAATATCCATGGACAACACTGTTGCTATGTTTTATACGCATCTCGCTGAATGCTATAGTCGGCAAGGTAGAGTCCATGAGGCGATCGACTGTTTGAAAGGTATAATTTCGAAATTTTCTGATAAACCAAGCGTACATTACCTGCTTGCAAAGCTTTTGATCCGCACCAAGAAATTTACAGATGCCGAAGACGTAATTTCGAACGCTATATCTATAGATCCAACATCTAGCCTCTACTATCGACTTGCTGCGGAGTGTATGAGGCTGCAGGGAAAATTCGATGACGCTTGTCGATTGCTCAGACTGGCGATTAAACACGATGAGCTCAACCCAGCGCATTATTTTGAGCTATCGAGATGTTTGAAGCTCACTGGAGACTTTCTTGGCGCAGAGCTGTTACATGATAGAGCGTTGGTGTTATGCCAATCGTGA
- a CDS encoding SEC-C domain-containing protein, translated as MDLSNIARNDLCPCGSGKKFKKCHMGRENELLDDTLSVDPAQLAMKIIALPACAHPRAAEMAASLEIVSPAGKQLKVKLVDLAAYCALTPYAKQNGAEQNDGGVVINPLKTKLLDPGFVYLALSPKAGDSTIVHELAHVIDMVCGSCLPAGKAQEMAGEMSVPVELLEHPQEFGDKLIELAERFAVSLDAEDEIIAILARRQLLLPARMVAKGDHKEIVAAAEKTMRFMQNNQAEIDARIREREGYLGPR; from the coding sequence ATGGACTTGAGCAACATCGCCCGCAACGACCTTTGCCCCTGCGGCAGCGGCAAGAAATTCAAGAAGTGCCACATGGGCCGCGAAAATGAACTGCTGGACGACACCTTGAGTGTCGATCCGGCCCAACTGGCCATGAAAATCATCGCCTTGCCGGCTTGCGCGCACCCGCGGGCGGCCGAAATGGCGGCCTCGCTGGAGATCGTTTCGCCGGCGGGCAAGCAGCTCAAGGTCAAGCTGGTGGACTTGGCGGCCTATTGCGCCCTGACGCCATACGCCAAGCAAAACGGCGCGGAGCAGAACGACGGCGGCGTGGTGATCAATCCGCTCAAGACGAAACTGCTTGACCCCGGCTTTGTCTATCTGGCTCTGAGCCCCAAGGCCGGTGATTCGACCATTGTGCATGAGTTGGCCCATGTTATCGATATGGTTTGCGGTTCGTGTCTGCCCGCCGGCAAGGCCCAAGAGATGGCCGGCGAGATGAGCGTGCCCGTGGAGCTGTTGGAGCATCCCCAGGAGTTCGGCGACAAGCTGATCGAGCTGGCCGAACGTTTTGCCGTGAGCCTGGACGCCGAAGATGAGATCATCGCCATCCTGGCCCGGCGGCAACTACTGTTGCCCGCCCGCATGGTGGCCAAGGGCGATCACAAAGAGATCGTCGCCGCCGCCGAGAAGACGATGAGGTTCATGCAGAACAACCAGGCCGAGATCGACGCGCGCATCAGGGAACGCGAAGGCTACTTGGGCCCGCGCTGA